Proteins encoded together in one Streptomyces sp. NBC_01216 window:
- a CDS encoding DNA methyltransferase codes for MTIFEQDSIFSATEDGPTSIVRSSIPAVTALETAFPAGIVSAAAERESWRKEVHRPATHTHKWWAQRLGSVFRGILAAAVAQDEQDAIECYSNALRLEGLIVCDPFAGSGTTLAEAAKLGARVIGRDINPVATLVQRQALAPWDRTRLDRAFKQVESQVRSEIDQLHRDERGRPVLYYFWVALAQCPQCPPDVPPVELFSRYVFARHAYPKKYPASKATCPHCHAIAIVDVVKDKQLTCPACNQVSDLVGPVNRATMTCSQGHAAKVIDALGGQPPQLRMYAKQVLDADGSRLYEPIDDFDLALYAKAEKLLEERGEELVLPAGTLDDGHNTRQAIRWNYREWRQFFNARQLYSLGLLGKAIRDLESGPEREALAALFSGVLEFNNLFCSFKGEGTGAVRHMFSNHVLKPERTPLEAHPWGTSASSGAFSTLYQSRIIRAWEYKRAPHDLVPVGDNSERVFGLSHPLSLEIGDAESFDQGRASAYVHYGSSASFDLPDASVDLVITDPPFMDNVHYSELADFFHAWLRQLQPFESYPADSNTTRHAEEVQSADPAEFGHAIAAVWKECARLLRSNGLLAFTFHQARIAGWVELVKALENAGLVITAVQPVKAEMSTSTIKSSAADPSNLDSIVVCRLIGHVGPEGCSVEAVRERAIIALRECKEAGVKVGYADVESVVRGSVLALHTVPGNSLSVEELAAEAGEAVAAAAAALDVRSNRG; via the coding sequence ATGACGATCTTTGAGCAGGACAGCATCTTCAGCGCTACAGAAGACGGCCCGACGTCGATCGTTCGGAGTTCGATCCCTGCGGTGACAGCGCTGGAGACGGCTTTCCCTGCCGGGATCGTGTCGGCCGCGGCCGAGCGGGAGTCCTGGCGCAAGGAGGTGCACCGACCGGCCACGCACACTCACAAGTGGTGGGCGCAACGCCTTGGCTCTGTTTTCCGTGGGATCCTGGCCGCAGCTGTTGCGCAGGACGAACAAGATGCCATCGAGTGCTACAGCAATGCGCTTCGGCTCGAAGGTCTTATTGTCTGCGACCCCTTTGCCGGCTCCGGCACGACGCTCGCGGAGGCAGCAAAGCTCGGTGCGCGAGTGATCGGCAGGGACATCAACCCGGTGGCGACACTGGTTCAGCGGCAGGCGCTGGCTCCTTGGGATCGGACTCGACTGGACCGGGCATTTAAGCAAGTAGAGTCTCAGGTCCGCTCTGAAATCGATCAGTTGCACAGGGATGAGCGTGGTCGGCCCGTCCTCTACTACTTCTGGGTCGCCCTCGCCCAGTGTCCCCAATGTCCTCCCGACGTGCCGCCCGTGGAGCTATTCAGTCGGTACGTCTTTGCTCGGCATGCCTATCCGAAGAAATATCCGGCCAGCAAGGCGACGTGTCCGCACTGTCACGCCATTGCAATCGTCGATGTGGTGAAGGATAAGCAGCTGACATGTCCTGCCTGCAACCAGGTCTCAGACCTCGTTGGCCCGGTAAACCGCGCGACCATGACTTGTTCTCAGGGTCACGCGGCCAAAGTCATCGACGCTTTGGGGGGGCAGCCTCCGCAGCTCCGCATGTATGCGAAACAAGTGCTTGATGCAGACGGATCACGGCTGTACGAACCCATCGACGACTTCGACCTCGCGCTTTACGCGAAGGCTGAGAAGCTGCTTGAGGAGCGAGGCGAGGAGCTCGTACTGCCAGCCGGCACATTGGATGACGGCCATAACACCCGACAGGCCATCCGCTGGAACTATCGCGAGTGGCGTCAGTTCTTCAACGCTCGTCAGCTCTATAGCCTTGGGTTGCTTGGCAAGGCTATCCGCGACCTTGAATCCGGACCGGAGCGCGAGGCGCTGGCCGCACTTTTCTCTGGCGTGCTTGAATTCAACAATCTCTTCTGCTCGTTCAAGGGTGAAGGGACTGGTGCCGTCCGGCACATGTTCTCCAACCATGTCCTAAAGCCCGAACGGACTCCGCTCGAAGCGCATCCCTGGGGTACTTCCGCATCCTCTGGCGCCTTCTCGACGCTCTATCAGTCTCGTATCATCCGCGCGTGGGAGTACAAGCGTGCTCCGCATGATCTCGTGCCCGTGGGCGATAACTCGGAGCGCGTCTTCGGGCTGTCGCATCCTCTTTCGCTAGAGATCGGTGACGCTGAGTCCTTCGATCAAGGGAGAGCGAGTGCGTACGTTCACTATGGATCATCGGCATCCTTCGACCTCCCGGATGCATCAGTAGATCTGGTCATCACCGACCCCCCTTTCATGGACAACGTCCACTACAGTGAACTCGCCGACTTCTTCCACGCATGGCTTCGGCAGCTCCAGCCATTCGAGAGCTACCCGGCAGACTCCAACACCACGCGCCATGCAGAGGAAGTCCAGTCCGCAGATCCCGCCGAGTTTGGCCATGCCATTGCCGCAGTATGGAAGGAGTGTGCCCGACTCCTTAGGTCGAATGGTCTGCTTGCGTTCACCTTTCATCAGGCTCGAATTGCGGGATGGGTTGAGCTGGTCAAGGCATTGGAGAACGCGGGACTGGTAATTACCGCAGTGCAGCCTGTGAAGGCAGAAATGAGCACGAGCACCATTAAGTCAAGTGCGGCCGATCCGTCGAACCTGGATTCGATCGTCGTGTGCCGGCTGATCGGACACGTGGGGCCCGAGGGGTGCTCGGTGGAGGCAGTGAGGGAGCGTGCCATTATCGCGCTGCGTGAGTGCAAGGAGGCTGGCGTCAAGGTCGGGTATGCGGACGTCGAATCCGTGGTCAGGGGCTCTGTCCTCGCACTGCATACCGTTCCCGGAAACTCGCTGTCCGTCGAGGAGTTGGCGGCGGAAGCCGGAGAGGCGGTCGCCGCAGCCGCCGCCGCTCTCGACGTGCGTTCTAACCGAGGGTGA
- a CDS encoding GntR family transcriptional regulator: MELSPDDPRPAYLQIAAALREQILDGRLEPGSRLPSGRELAKEFGTALMTAQNALRVLRDEGLVSPQQGRGVFVRAPELEADTQVHHAQAPLASQLEAILVELLKVNQRLAAIERRLDDEVHGVVD; the protein is encoded by the coding sequence ATGGAGCTAAGCCCAGACGATCCGCGCCCCGCCTATCTGCAGATCGCCGCTGCTCTACGTGAGCAGATCTTGGACGGCAGGCTCGAGCCCGGCTCTCGGCTTCCGTCCGGCAGGGAGCTCGCGAAGGAGTTCGGCACCGCGTTGATGACCGCTCAGAACGCCCTTCGGGTTCTCCGCGACGAGGGGCTAGTAAGTCCTCAGCAAGGCCGGGGCGTGTTCGTTCGTGCCCCCGAGCTGGAGGCCGATACACAGGTCCACCACGCACAGGCACCCCTGGCATCACAACTGGAGGCGATCCTTGTTGAGCTGCTCAAGGTGAATCAACGCCTGGCCGCCATCGAGAGGCGTCTCGACGATGAGGTACATGGGGTCGTCGATTGA